A genomic window from Carassius auratus strain Wakin unplaced genomic scaffold, ASM336829v1 scaf_tig00035020, whole genome shotgun sequence includes:
- the LOC113081689 gene encoding complement C1r-A subcomponent-like, with translation MDGIHLIICLLWACVNMCECEPAMFGEVSSPQYPQPYPPNFQQQWDLEVPQGYQIQLTFNHLDIESSPDCYYDSVSVVSDNKVLGKFCGQNSTDRLHPGDKPILAPRNRLQLVFLTDDSNHELHLGFTAFYQAVDIDECSSSSAENALCSQICLNTLGSYLCACHHGYMLRPDQRTCVLECGGGVRSESEGTISSPGFPDMSPPDLDCSYTISVQPGYTITLNFSQNFHIEQVYNQGQTCLFHWLQVSIPGKKPEKYCGGKSPGVLNTGAHFVQLEYHTDRYGQSQGWSLHYTTQRVQCPHPGIIGNGTVTPNFAQYLYRDYIHVRCMPGYKLMMGEKEIPSFKSICQSNGKWHLTLPECKIIDCGAPKLLLNGDFQFISGENNEYLSVIEYRCNEPYYRFKDTAKVTYRCAVDRKWTEVNNNDIIPPCYPECGMNTEVSFGGRVFGGKQAIPGQIPWQLLHKKHTRGGASLISDYWALTAAHVVDGLENTTMIWLGGITKAQNQNPVIMEAEKIIIHPYYQRVSLQGHQTNYDNDIALIKMSARVPLGPNIRPVCLPNKTQESVMEGTMGTVSGFGGFEEGLTSEILRYGDIREYPSEQCVFGKMPVTDNMFCAGDDIEHIDSCQGDSGGPLFFPRLGHGTKEKPYEVRGIVSWGPVRCGEVSKAYYTKVQNYLGWIEETMANN, from the exons ATGGATGGAATACATCTAATAATTTG CCTGCTGTGGGCATGTGTgaatatgtgtgagtgtgagccAGCCATGTTTGGGGAGGTGTCTTCTCCACAGTATCCTCAACCATATCCACCAAATTTCCAGCAGCAATGGGACCTGGAGGTGCCGCAGGGCTACCAGATCCAGTTAACGTTCAATCACCTGGACATTGAGTCCTCTCCAGACTGTTATTATGATTCAGTCTCG GTTGTATCTGATAATAAGGTTCTAGGGAAGTTTTGTGGCCAGAATTCCACAGACAGGTTACACCCGGGTGACAAGCCCATCTTGGCTCCTCGTAACCGTCTGCAGCTGGTTTTTCTAACAGATGACTCAAATCACGAGTTACACTTGGGATTCACCGCTTTCTATCAGGCTGTTG ACATAGATGAGTGTTCCTCTTCCAGTGCGGAGAACGCACTATGTTCACAGATATGCCTCAACACCCTTGGCTCATACCTGTGTGCCTGTCACCATGGTTACATGTTACGGCCTGACCAGCGCacctgtgtct TGGAATGTGGAGGTGGGGTGCGCAGTGAATCAGAGGGGACCATCTCGAGTCCTGGGTTCCCAGACATGTCCCCTCCTGATCTGGATTGCAGCTACACCATCTCTGTTCAGCCAGGCTACACGATCACTCTCAACTTCAGCCAGAACTTCCACATAGAGCAGGTCTACAATCAAGGACAGACATGTCTTTTCCATTGGCTGCAA GTGTCTATCCCAGGAAAAAAGCCTGAAAAGTACTGTGGCGGAAAAAGCCCTGGAGTCCTGAACACGGGTGCTCACTTTGTCCAGCTGGAGTATCACACTGACAGATACGGACAGAGCCAGGGGTGGAGCTTACATTACACCACACAGA GGGTACAGTGTCCACATCCAGGCATTATTGGCAATGGGACAGTCACACCAAATTTTGCCCAGTATTTGTACAGAGACTACATTCATGTGCGCTGTATGCCAGGATACAAGCTAATGATG ggagagaaagagattcCAAGTTTTAAGTCCATATGCCAGAGTAATGGAAAATGGCATTTGACACTACCAGAGTGCAAGA TTATTGACTGTGGAGCTCCGAAGCTGCTGTTAAATGGAGACTTTCAGTTTATCAGTGGAGAAAACAATGAATATCTTTCGGTCATAGAGTATCGCTGCAATGAGCCATACTACAGATTTAAGGATACTGCCAAAG TAACATACAGGTGTGCAGTTGACAGAAAATGGACAGAAGTCAACAACAATGATATTATTCCACCTTGTTATCCTG agtgtggAATGAACACAGAAGTCAGTTTTGGAGGCAGAGTTTTTGGTGGGAAGCAAGCAATACCAGGACAGATTCCCTGGCAGCTTCTCCATAAGAAACATACCAGAGGTGGTGCATCTCTGATCAGTGATTACTGGGCTCTTACAGCTGCTCATGTGGTAGATGGACTTGAAAACACCACCATGATTTGGCTTGGTGGAATAACTAAAGCTCAGAACCAAAACCCAGTCATTATGGAGGCAGAGAAGATTATAATTCACCCATATTATCAGAGGGTTTCTTTACAGGGGCATCAAACAAACTATGATAATGACATTGCACTCATCAAAATGTCTGCTAGAGTGCCTCTCGGTCCAAACATCAGGCCAGTGTGTCTCCCAAACAAAACACAAGAATCTGTAATGGAGGGGACAATGGGAACAGTATCAGGCTTTGGGGGGTTTGAGGAGGGCTTAACAAGTGAAATTTTACGTTATGGGGATATTCGGGAATATCCTTCTGAACAGTGTGTTTTCGGGAAAATGCCTGTCACTGATAATATGTTCTGTGCTGGAGATGATATTGAACATATTGACAGTTGTCAAGGTGACAGTGGGGGTCCTCTGTTCTTCCCCAGGTTGGGTCATGGAACTAAAGAGAAGCCCTACGAGGTGAGGGGCATTGTGTCATGGGGTCCTGTAAGATGTGGTGAAGTTTCTAAAGCTTACTATACTAAAGTGCAGAACTACCTGGGCTGGATTGAAGAAACAATGGCAAATAATTAA
- the LOC113081686 gene encoding complement C1s subcomponent-like, which translates to MKVKVQKERALTLLNMIVFCVIVLLFPVCGSVLSTGWVQSPGHPRGYDPYSNLTWKKCASTGHKITLTLIHLDLEESFECEDDALKLFADEVLLFNLCGRKSMRELQSSVNPFLHSSPGGCLSVSFLTDYSNTERHTGFQGFYTIKDVDECKDPENECTQLCNNYIGGYRCFCRPGYTLDSDKHTCQVSCSEDHTGSQEGVLMSPDWPEPYPENSVCSYTLAVEEGLQFELTFMGVFDVEKENGQCIDSLTIKPLYGGVQTFCGRDVPPSLLTRSQRVEIIFRTDHKGANRGFSLSYKTRGMKCTGPVTPKSSLNPQHAEYPTGYKVTVKCDKGHVLKSHESAEDEYEATCQKNGQWSPVIPCEPVDCGIPELPELMELSEKEPSTTYLNQISLKCENEYYQLDKNGNLTCNADGNWVSESGQKLTDYLPKCEPVCGINTDAFFGGRVFGGKPALIKQIPWQLFHKKSPRGGASLISDYWALTAAHVVDGYETTTMNWLGAIVDGKSQNPVSMETEKIIIHPNYQKVGRDSPSNYDNDIALIKMSARVPIGPHIRPVCLPEKANEPVKEGTISGFGRIKDEKSSRYLLYGHVQIHPLGECHSEGLPVTDNMICAGGDEVDSCQGDSGGPLFSPVLGYGSPDKPYRLTGIVSWGPLGCGNKNLKGFYTKVQNYLDWIKETIEKNSK; encoded by the exons ATGAAAGTGAAAGTGCAGAAGGAGAGAGCTTTAACACTTCTCAACATGATCGTTTTTTG TGTTATTGTCCTTCTCTTTCCTGTGTGTGGGTCCGTGCTGTCAACTGGATGGGTACAATCACCTGGACATCCACGAGGGTATGATCCCTATTCCAACCTGACTTGGAAAAAGTGTGCTTCAACTGGTCACAAAatcacactcactctcatacaTCTGGACCTAGAAGAAAGCTTTGAGTGTGAGGATGACGCCTTGAAG tTATTTGCAGATGAGGTGCTTCTTTTCAATCTGTGTGGACGCAAGTCCATGAGGGAGCTGCAGTCGTCTGTCAATCCTTTCCTCCACTCTTCCCCTGGTGGTTGTCTCTCTGTTTCATTTCTCACAGACTACTCAAACACTGAGAGACACACTGGATTTCAAGGCTTTTACACCATTAAGG ATGTTGATGAGTGTAAGGACCCTGAAAATGAGTGCACCCAACTCTGCAATAACTACATTGGAGGTTATCGCTGTTTCTGCAGACCAGGTTACACCCTTGACTCTGATAAGCACACCTGCCAAG ttAGCTGCAGTGAAGATCACACAGGCTCTCAAGAAGGTGTGCTGATGTCACCTGACTGGCCCGAGCCGTACCCCGAAAACTCTGTGTGTTCTTACACTCTGGCTGTAGAAGAAGGTCTGCAGTTTGAGCTTACGTTCATGGGGGTATTTGACGTTGAGAAGGAGAATGGACAGTGCATCGACTCATTAACT ATAAAACCCCTCTATGGTGGCGTTCAGACATTTTGTGGAAGGgatgtccctccgtccctcctcACAAGGTCACAACGTGTTGAGATTATCTTCAGGACCGACCATAAAGGAGCAAACCGAGGGTTTAGCCTTAGTTACAAAACGAGAG GGATGAAATGTACTGGACCTGTGACACCAAAATCTAGTCTGAACCCGCAGCATGCTGAATATCCCACTGGGTACAAAGTTACAGTGAAATGTGACAAAGGACATGTATTAAAATCA CATGAATCAGCTGAGGACGAGTATGAAGCCACATGCCAGAAGAATGGACAGTGGAGTCCTGTTATCCCCTGTGAAC CTGTGGATTGCGGCATTCCAGAGCTTCCTGAATTAATGGAGCTATCAGAAAAAGAGCCGTCAACAACTTATCTGAACCAGATCAGTCTTAAGTGTGAAAATGAATATTATCAACTGGATAAAAATG GTAATTTGACCTGTAATGCTGATGGTAACTGGGTGTCTGAGAGTGGTCAAAAATTAACAGATTATTTGCCTAAATGTGAACCAG tATGTGGAATTAATACAGACGCCTTTTTTGGTGGAAGAGTCTTTGGTGGGAAGCCAGCATTAATTAAACAGATTCCCTGGCAGCTCTTTCATAAGAAAAGTCCCAGAGGTGGTGCATCTTTAATCAGTGATTACTGGGCTCTAACAGCAGCTCATGTAGTGGATGGATACGAAACGACCACCATGAATTGGTTAGGGGCAATAGTTGATGGTAAAAGCCAAAACCCAGTCTCTATGGAAACTGAGAAGATCATAATTCACCCAAATTATCAAAAAGTTGGTAGAGATTCTCCATCTAACTATGATAATGATATTGCACTCATCAAAATGTCTGCCAGGGTGCCTATAGGTCCACACATAAGGCCAGTGTGTCTCCCAGAGAAAGCAAATGAACCTGTGAAGGAGGGCACAATCTCAGGTTTTGGAAGAATTAAAGACGAAAAAAGTAGTAGATATCTGCTTTATGGACATGTCCAGATACATCCACTTGGTGAATGTCATTCAGAGGGTTTGCCTGTCACCGATAACATGATCTGTGCCGGAGGAGACGAAGTAGACAGTTGTCAAGGGGACAGTGGAGGCCCTTTGTTTTCTCCTGTTCTGGGCTATGGGTCTCCGGACAAGCCTTATCGTCTTACAGGCATTGTTTCATGGGGTCCTCTTGGATGTGGGAATAAAAACCTTAAGGGCTTCTATACTAAAGTCCAGAATTACCTGGATTGGATCAAGGAAACCAttgaaaaaaactcaaaataa
- the LOC113081690 gene encoding retinol-binding protein 1-like, which produces MSKPNYTGIYHMVSQDNFEGYLAALDVNYALRKIVSILKPSKHIEHDVNTGKMKIKTVTTFKNFDMDFTLGQEFTEDLGAVDGRKCQTTVNWDGDKLICVQRGEKEGRGWTHWLEGNLLHLEMRAQGVTAKQVFKKAE; this is translated from the exons ATGTCCAAACCTAATTATACTGGCATTTACCACATGGTTTCCCAGGACAATTTTGAGGGATATCTCGCGGCTTTGG ATGTTAACTATGCATTAAGGAAAATTGTCTCCATTCTGAAACCCAGCAAACATATTGAACATGATGTCAACACTGGAAAGATGAAGATTAAGACAGTCACCACCTTTAAGAACTTTGACATGGACTTCACTTTGGGACAGGAGTTCACTGAGGACCTGGGAGCAGTCGATGGGCGAAAgtgccag ACCACAGTGAATTGGGACGGTGATAAATTGATCTGCGTGCAGCGAGGAGAGAAAGAGGGCAGAGGCTGGACACATTGGCTAGAAGGAAACCTCCTCCATTtg gagATGAGGGCTCAGGGTGTCACTGCCAAGCAGGTCTTTAAGAAGGCTGAGTGA
- the LOC113081687 gene encoding tumor necrosis factor receptor superfamily member 5-like encodes MGELKCKCPKGKYMLARCNATSDIVCQICPRRTFIDQENQMSQCRACRECSSTSNMEMVKECEADKNTECRCKPGYFCTHISESHCDYCSPVSMCPPGKGVDFHHTHLKDTVCRPCPEGTYSDVMDYFSSCKNHTSCDDLGRDVKVPGTSKSDVVCGNFKPCTTSCSWLLPASLWAGFVITTLILFLILFIIYWRNKRQSKRLEISLSHISPVLPPDILKYPADCDVEKHAEHQQLTHLVGNYSDMDSSIQCDGFMPTMTMSEKYCLSAAANEFTDSIMCHSNCHSEPQESEWND; translated from the exons ATGGGAGAACTGAAATGCAAATGTCCAAAAG gaAAATATATGCTTGCCAGATGTAATGCCACATCGGATATAGTGTGTCAAATCTGCCCACGGCGAACATTTATTGATCAGGAAAACCAAATGAGCCAGTGTCGAGCCTGCAGGGAGTGTTCCAGCA CCAGCAATATGGAGATGGTAAAGGAGTGTGAGGCAGACAAAAACACAGAGTGCAGGTGTAAGCCAGGATACTTCTGTACACACATTAGTGAATCCCACTGCGATTACTGCAGTCCGGTCTCCATGTGTCCTCCAGGGAAGGGAGTTGACTTTCATC ATACGCACTTGAAAGACACTGTGTGCAGACCCTGCCCAGAAGGAACCTACAGCGATGTGATGGACTACTTTTCCAGCTGCAAAAATCATACAAG TTGCGATGACTTGGGTCGAGATGTGAAAGTTCCTGGGACTAGCAAATCAGACGTTGTGTGTGGAAATTTTAAACCATGTACCACAT CTTGTTCTTGGTTGTTACCTGCTAGTCTGTGGGCAGGGTTCGTGATTACCACCCTGATTTTATTTCTGATCCTGTTTATAATTTATTGGAGAAACAAACGTCAGTCAAAAAGATTAG AGATTTCTTTAAGCCACATCTCGCCGGTGCTTCCTCCAGACATCCTGAAATACCCTGCAGACTGTGATGTGGAGAAACATGCAGAGCATCAGCAGCTCACACATTTAG TTGGAAATTACTCAGACATGGACAGCAGCATTCAGTGTGATGGATTTATGCCAACTATGACAATGTCAGAGAAATATTGCCTGTCAGCTGCTGCAAATGAATTTACAGACAGCATCATGTGCCACTCGAACTGTCACTCGGAGCCACAGGAGTCTGAATGGAACGATTAA